The following coding sequences lie in one Hoplias malabaricus isolate fHopMal1 chromosome 14, fHopMal1.hap1, whole genome shotgun sequence genomic window:
- the mfn2 gene encoding mitofusin-2, giving the protein MSLVFPRPNTSAIGKKDKRLMAEVNASPLKHFVTAKKKINGIFEQLGAYIKESSVFLEETYSNEELDPVTTEEQVVEVRGYLSKVSGIGEVLSRRHMKVVFFGRTSNGKSSVINAMLWDKVLPSGIGHTTNCFLRVEGTDGNEAFLLTEGSDERKSIKTVNQLAHALHQDEDLDAGSLVCVMWPKGKCALLRDDLVLVDSPGIDVTTELDSWIDKFCLDADVFVLVANSESTLMQTEKSFFHKVNERLSSPNIFILNNRWDASASEPEYMEEVRRQHMDRCTSFLVDELGVVDRGQASDRIFFVSAKEVLQARVQKAQGMPEAGGALAEGFQARMFEFQNFERRFEECISQSAVKTKFEQHTVRAKQISEALRLIMDSVHVAAQEQRIHCMETKEEREDRLEFIDKQLDLLTLDCKSKIKKITEEVEKQVSNAMAEEIRRLHVLVDEFHLDFHPSQVVLKVYKNELHRHIEEGLGRNMSERCSNAITAALQTTHTEMIEGLKPLLPVSVREQVDKMVSRQCFSLSYDLNCDKLCSDFQEDIGFHFSLGWTMLVNRFLGPKNTRRALMGYSDQVPRPLAITPVSTAMPPFPQGSMTQEELMVSMVTGLASLTSRTSMGIIVVGGVIWKAVGWRLIALSVGLYGLLYVYERLTWTTRAKERAFKRQFVDYACEKLQLIVSYTGSNCSHQVQQELAGTFAQLCQQVDVTRQQLEEEIQDMNRKIEQLDTLQSKAKLFRNKAGWLDSELNMFTQQYLQQGR; this is encoded by the exons AGACCTACAGTAATGAGGAACTGGATCCAGTCACTACAGAGGAACAGGTGGTGGAGGTGCGAGGTTACCTGTCAAAGGTGTCAGGGATCGGTGAGGTCCTGTCCCGTAGACACATGAAAGTTGTCTTCTTTGGCAG GACCAGCAATGGCAAAAGTTCTGTCATCAACGCCATGCTGTGGGATAAAGTCTTACCTTCAGGAATCGGACACACCACCAACTGCTTCCTGCGCGTAGAAGGTACTGATGGCAATGAGGCGTTTCTGCTTACAGAGGGATCAGATGAAAGGAAGAGTATTAAA ACAGTGAACCAGCTGGCCCATGCTTTGCATCAAGATGAGGATCTGGATGCGGGAAGCCTGGTGTGTGTCATGTGGCCTAAAGGAAAGTGTGCTCTGCTGCGTGACGACCTGGTGCTGGTGGACAG CCCTGGCATAGATGTCACCACAGAGCTGGACAGCTGGATTGACAAATTTTGCCTGGATGCTGATGTTTTTGTGCTGGTGGCCAATTCAGAGTCTACCCTGATGCAAACG GAGAAATCATTTTTCCACAAGGTGAATGAGCGACTCTCAAGCCCCAACATCTTTATCCTAAATAACCGCTGGGATGCCTCGGCCAGTGAACCTGAGTACATGGAAGAG GTCAGACGACAGCACATGGACCGCTGCACAAGTTTCCTTGTGGATGAGCTTGGGGTGGTGGACCGAGGACAGGCCAGTGATCGCATCTTCTTCGTCTCTGCTAAAGAAGTACTCCAGGCACGAGTGCAAAAGGCTCAGGGCATGCCTGAAGCAG GTGGTGCCCTGGCTGAAGGCTTTCAAGCTAGAATGTTTGAGTTTCAGAACTTTGAGAGGCGTTTTGAG GAGTGCATCTCACAGTCAGCGGTGAAAACAAAGTTTGAGCAGCACACTGTGAGGGCAAAGCAGATTTCAGAAGCCCTCAGACTGATCATGGACTCTGTGCATGTGGCTGCCCAAGAGCAGAG GATACACTGCATGGAGACGAAAGAGGAACGTGAGGACAGGTTGGAGTTTATAGATAAGCAGCTGGATCTGCTCACCCTGGACTGTAAAAGTAAAATCAAGAAGATCACAGAGGAAGTGGAGAAACAG GTGTCAAATGCAATGGCTGAGGAAATACGGAGACTGCATGTCCTAGTGGACGAGTTCCACCTGGACTTCCACCCCTCACAAGTGGTTTTGAAGGTGTATAAAAAT GAGCTACATAGGCACATAGAGGAGGGACTTGGCAGGAATATGTCTGAGAGATGCTCCAACGCTATCACCGCAGCCCTtcagaccacacacactgaaatgatAG AGGGCCTGAAGCCCCTTCTGCCTGTATCAGTCCGGGAACAGGTGGATAAGATGGTGTCCAGGCAGTGCTTCAGCCTCAGCTATGACCTCAACTGTGACAAGTTGTGCAGTGACTTCCAGGAGGACATTGGTTTCCACTTTTCTCTTGGTTGGACTATGCTGGTCAACCGCTTCCTTGGACCTAAGAACACACGCCGTGCCCTTATGGGTTACAGTGACCAG GTTCCCAGGCCCTTGGCCATCACCCCGGTCAGTACCGCCATGCCCCCTTTCCCTCAGGGTTCCATGACACAAGAAGAGCTCATGGTCTCCATGGTGACAGGACTTGCTTCTCTCACCTCCCGGACGTCCATGGGGATTATAGTTGTGGGAGGCGTG ATCTGGAAGGCAGTGGGATGGAGGCTGATTGCTTTGTCTGTGGGGCTCTATGGCCTGCTGTATGTGTATGAAAGGCTCACTTGGACCACCAGGGCTAAAGAAAGGGCATTCAAGAGGCAATTTGTGGACTACGCCTGTGAGAAGCTTCAGCTTATAGTCAGCTACACTGGGTCCAACTGTAGCCATCAAGTCCAGCA GGAGTTGGCAGGCACGTTTGCCCAGCTGTGTCAGCAGGTGGATGTGACACGGCAGCAGCTGGAGGAAGAGATTCAGGACATGAACCGCAAGATAGAACAGCTGGATACTCTACAGAGTAAAGCTAAGCTGTTCAG gaATAAAGCTGGCTGGCTTGACAGTGAGCTGAACATGTTCACCCAACAGTACCTTCAGCAGGGCCGATAA